One window of the Leucobacter komagatae genome contains the following:
- a CDS encoding ABC transporter substrate-binding protein, which produces MNERLTVTSRVFIRRAALAAGVLALTGTLAACSSGAPATDGGADGSVDAATATSAADFGGFDGLVEAAKAEGELNVVALPEDWANYGEIIAGFEDKYGITVNSASPDASSAEEIQAAENLKGQDTAPDVFDLGAAVALANTDKFAAYKVEKWDEIPAENKESTGLWVNNYSGIMSLGYDSDKLSEPKKLDDLLGAEFKGAVALNGDPTQAGAAFAAVGSISALNGGGVDDFGPGVDFAQKLRDAGNFLTVDPTPATIASGETPAVFDWSFNNIAAAADKPSWKTTVLDGPVYVSFYNEAINADAPHPAAARLWQEWIFSDEAQALFLEGNAVPVRIDALKEAGSVDEKLIEQVSFGTSSEDWVSPDQKQTDAANALLAERWAAVVK; this is translated from the coding sequence ATGAACGAAAGGCTCACTGTGACTTCACGTGTCTTCATCCGCCGGGCCGCGCTGGCGGCGGGCGTGCTCGCACTCACCGGCACCCTCGCTGCGTGCTCGTCGGGCGCTCCGGCTACGGACGGCGGGGCCGACGGCTCGGTCGATGCCGCAACGGCGACAAGCGCCGCAGACTTCGGCGGGTTCGACGGCCTCGTCGAGGCGGCGAAGGCCGAGGGCGAGCTCAACGTTGTCGCGCTCCCCGAGGACTGGGCGAACTACGGCGAGATCATCGCCGGCTTCGAAGACAAGTACGGCATCACGGTGAACTCCGCGTCGCCGGACGCGTCGAGCGCCGAGGAGATCCAGGCAGCCGAAAACCTCAAGGGGCAGGACACCGCGCCCGACGTCTTCGACCTCGGCGCCGCCGTCGCACTCGCGAACACCGACAAGTTCGCTGCGTACAAGGTCGAGAAGTGGGATGAGATTCCGGCCGAGAACAAGGAATCGACGGGGCTCTGGGTGAACAATTACTCGGGCATCATGTCGCTCGGCTACGACTCGGATAAGCTCTCGGAGCCGAAGAAGCTCGACGACCTGCTCGGGGCGGAGTTCAAGGGCGCGGTCGCACTCAACGGCGACCCGACGCAGGCAGGTGCGGCGTTCGCCGCGGTCGGTTCGATCTCGGCGCTGAACGGCGGTGGCGTTGACGATTTCGGCCCGGGCGTCGACTTCGCGCAGAAGCTCCGCGACGCGGGCAACTTCCTCACCGTCGACCCGACCCCTGCGACGATCGCGTCGGGCGAGACCCCCGCGGTCTTCGACTGGTCGTTCAACAACATCGCTGCGGCCGCTGACAAGCCGAGCTGGAAGACCACCGTGCTCGACGGTCCCGTCTACGTGTCGTTCTACAACGAGGCCATCAACGCCGACGCACCCCACCCCGCCGCTGCCCGCCTGTGGCAGGAGTGGATCTTCTCTGACGAGGCGCAGGCGCTGTTCCTTGAGGGCAACGCGGTGCCGGTCAGGATCGACGCGCTGAAGGAGGCCGGCTCGGTCGACGAGAAGCTCATCGAGCAGGTCAGCTTCGGTACGAGCTCCGAGGACTGGGTTTCGCCGGATCAGAAGCAGACCGACGCCGCGAACGCGCTGCTCGCAGAGCGCTGGGCCGCGGTCGTCAAGTAG
- a CDS encoding ABC transporter permease: MRKAVAALGLIPFTAYVCLFLVVPTLIAIGSGFTAEGGFTLANIPVLFAPETLSAFWASIWLSAVTAVVGAVVGGILCWALAALPEEGPLRRLVDSASSVLAQFGGVMLAFAFIATIGGQGLITVLLRERLGTDIYAEGVWLYELPGLILPYLYFQVPLMVITFLPAVLALRPGWAEAVATLGGRGGSYWLRVGAPILTPAFLGSLLLLFANAFSSYATAAALISQGSQIVPLKIRAALIGETGASLASNAGVLALGMIVVMTAVMFGYGRLMARTARWQG; this comes from the coding sequence ATGCGTAAAGCCGTCGCGGCGCTCGGACTCATCCCGTTCACCGCCTATGTCTGCCTGTTCCTCGTCGTGCCGACGCTCATCGCGATCGGCTCAGGCTTCACCGCCGAGGGCGGGTTCACCCTCGCGAACATCCCAGTGCTGTTCGCCCCCGAAACGCTGTCAGCGTTCTGGGCGAGCATCTGGCTGAGCGCCGTCACCGCGGTGGTGGGTGCCGTTGTCGGCGGGATCCTCTGCTGGGCGCTCGCCGCCCTCCCTGAAGAGGGTCCGCTCCGCCGCCTCGTCGATTCGGCGAGTTCCGTCCTCGCCCAGTTCGGCGGCGTCATGCTCGCCTTTGCGTTCATCGCCACGATCGGTGGCCAAGGCCTCATCACGGTGCTGCTCAGGGAGCGCCTCGGCACCGACATCTACGCCGAGGGCGTCTGGCTGTACGAGCTCCCCGGCCTGATTCTGCCCTACCTGTACTTCCAAGTGCCGCTCATGGTCATCACGTTCCTCCCGGCCGTGCTCGCGCTCAGGCCGGGGTGGGCCGAGGCCGTCGCGACGCTCGGCGGCCGTGGCGGCAGCTACTGGCTGCGGGTCGGCGCCCCGATCCTCACCCCCGCGTTCCTCGGCTCGCTGCTGCTGCTCTTCGCGAACGCGTTCTCCTCGTACGCGACGGCCGCGGCCCTCATCAGCCAGGGCTCGCAGATTGTGCCGCTGAAGATCAGGGCCGCGCTCATCGGCGAGACCGGCGCTTCGCTCGCCTCGAACGCGGGCGTGCTCGCGCTCGGCATGATCGTCGTCATGACCGCCGTGATGTTCGGCTACGGCCGGCTCATGGCCCGCACCGCGAGGTGGCAGGGGTGA
- a CDS encoding ABC transporter permease, translated as MSAGIPGRPSPAVARLVVAVIGLVFLIPLVAMLEFTLRNTAGGHDFSHWAALFDPDRARGYRVLAQGVQNSLLLAVISLAIVLLLFFPTIVLVHLRFPRLQRALDLLTVLPIAIPAIVLVVGFASIYRVIGQAFGSGVWTLALAYGVLVLPFAYRAIVSDLTGMDARVRAEAARSLGAGWVTVLVRVIAPGVRRGLLAASLITIAIVLGEFTVSSLLNRTTLQTALLQISKSDPFVAVAVSLVSLVAAFVLLLIVSATGGPPRRRGHRHTRSSSSSVTPTDSARATVPAQSPKESARGR; from the coding sequence GTGAGCGCGGGCATCCCCGGGCGCCCGTCGCCCGCCGTCGCACGGCTGGTCGTCGCGGTCATCGGTCTCGTGTTTCTCATCCCGCTCGTCGCGATGCTCGAGTTCACGCTGCGCAACACCGCGGGCGGGCATGATTTCTCGCACTGGGCGGCACTGTTCGACCCTGACAGGGCGCGTGGCTACCGCGTGCTCGCGCAGGGTGTGCAGAACTCGCTCTTGCTCGCCGTGATCTCGCTCGCGATCGTGCTCCTGCTGTTCTTCCCAACAATCGTGCTCGTGCACCTGCGGTTCCCGCGGCTGCAGCGCGCGCTCGACCTGCTGACGGTGCTGCCGATCGCTATCCCGGCCATCGTGCTCGTCGTCGGCTTCGCGTCGATCTACAGGGTTATCGGGCAGGCGTTCGGGTCTGGCGTGTGGACACTCGCGCTCGCCTACGGGGTGCTCGTGCTGCCGTTCGCGTACCGGGCGATTGTCTCGGACCTCACCGGGATGGATGCCAGGGTGCGCGCAGAGGCAGCCAGGTCGCTCGGCGCGGGCTGGGTGACCGTGCTCGTCCGCGTCATCGCGCCGGGGGTGCGGCGGGGCTTGCTCGCGGCATCGCTCATCACCATCGCGATCGTGCTCGGCGAGTTCACCGTGTCATCGCTGCTCAACCGCACGACGCTGCAGACCGCGCTGCTACAGATCTCAAAGTCTGACCCGTTCGTGGCGGTCGCGGTATCGCTCGTGTCGCTCGTCGCGGCGTTCGTGCTGCTGCTCATCGTGAGCGCCACCGGAGGCCCGCCGCGCCGGCGCGGGCATAGACACACTCGATCGTCCAGCAGCTCCGTCACCCCAACCGATTCGGCGCGCGCCACAGTGCCCGCGCAAAGCCCCAAGGAGTCCGCCCGTGGCCGCTAA
- a CDS encoding ABC transporter ATP-binding protein — MAANHTPTPSPSPVRLEAVTKSYGSTTVLHGVDLALEPGELVCLLGPSGCGKTTALRCIAGLEQVSGGRILLGDEDVTRVPVSRRDIGMVFQQYSLFPHLSVARNVEFGLRMRRVDRAERTRRVGELLEIVGLDHLAERFPHELSGGQQQRVALARALVTRPRALLLDEPLSALDAKVRVRLREQIRAIQTELGISTVFVTHDQEEALAISDRVAVMESGRIAQLGTPEELYRRPASPFVADFVGLSNRVAGVLDSHPDGTVVRVQGAVLPVLGQAGSSAGAGAAVTAYVRPEHVRLVATSPGPGSAGAGAGAGAGGTVVSSGFLGSIRRTVVELNDGTTIAAQHGADIAYAAGDQVSVSFAAEPVAVS; from the coding sequence GTGGCCGCTAACCACACCCCAACCCCCTCGCCCTCACCCGTGAGGTTAGAGGCAGTCACGAAGTCCTACGGCTCGACCACGGTGCTGCACGGCGTCGACCTCGCGCTCGAGCCCGGCGAGCTCGTCTGTCTGCTCGGCCCCTCGGGGTGCGGGAAGACGACGGCGCTGCGCTGCATTGCGGGGCTCGAGCAGGTCTCGGGCGGGCGGATCCTGCTCGGCGACGAAGACGTCACCCGAGTGCCCGTGAGCCGCCGCGACATCGGCATGGTGTTTCAGCAGTACTCACTGTTCCCGCACCTCTCGGTTGCGCGAAACGTCGAGTTTGGGCTGCGGATGCGACGCGTCGACCGCGCCGAGCGCACGCGGCGGGTCGGGGAACTGCTCGAGATCGTGGGCCTCGACCATCTCGCCGAGCGCTTTCCGCACGAGCTGTCGGGCGGCCAGCAGCAGCGCGTCGCGCTCGCGCGCGCCCTCGTGACTCGGCCGCGCGCCCTGCTGCTCGATGAGCCGCTCTCGGCGCTCGACGCGAAGGTTCGCGTGCGGCTGCGCGAGCAGATCCGGGCGATTCAGACCGAGCTCGGCATCAGCACCGTGTTCGTCACGCACGACCAGGAGGAGGCGCTCGCGATCTCCGACAGGGTCGCGGTGATGGAGTCGGGCAGGATCGCGCAACTCGGCACCCCCGAAGAGCTCTACCGGCGGCCCGCGTCACCCTTCGTCGCCGACTTCGTTGGGCTCTCAAACCGGGTTGCTGGGGTACTCGACTCGCATCCAGACGGCACGGTGGTGCGCGTGCAGGGCGCGGTGCTGCCCGTGCTCGGGCAGGCGGGGTCGAGCGCCGGGGCGGGTGCCGCAGTGACGGCGTACGTTCGGCCGGAGCACGTGCGGTTGGTGGCGACGTCTCCGGGACCGGGCTCTGCTGGTGCTGGGGCTGGCGCTGGCGCTGGTGGCACGGTTGTATCGAGCGGCTTCCTCGGCTCGATTAGGCGCACGGTGGTTGAGCTTAACGACGGCACGACGATCGCGGCCCAGCACGGGGCAGACATCGCATACGCCGCGGGTGACCAGGTCTCGGTCTCGTTCGCGGCCGAGCCCGTCGCTGTCTCGTAA
- a CDS encoding nucleoside deaminase codes for MERALESAREAAAAGEIPVGAVVLGSDGEVLATGRNRRLTSTDPTGHAEVIAIRGAAEAIGDRFLTDCTLVVTLEPCVMCAGVILAARVPRVVFGAWDDKAGAVGSVYDLLRDGRLPHPVPEVVAGVRAAESAELLEAFFSERR; via the coding sequence ATGGAGCGCGCCCTCGAGTCAGCGCGTGAGGCTGCGGCTGCGGGGGAGATCCCTGTCGGCGCCGTCGTCCTCGGCTCCGATGGCGAGGTGCTCGCGACGGGCCGCAACCGGCGCCTCACAAGCACCGACCCCACGGGGCACGCGGAGGTGATCGCGATTCGTGGCGCCGCGGAGGCGATAGGCGACCGCTTTCTCACCGATTGCACGCTCGTCGTCACGCTTGAGCCGTGCGTGATGTGCGCGGGCGTCATCCTCGCGGCGCGGGTGCCTCGGGTCGTGTTCGGGGCGTGGGACGACAAGGCCGGCGCGGTGGGCAGCGTGTATGACCTACTGCGCGACGGCAGGCTGCCGCACCCCGTTCCCGAGGTTGTCGCTGGGGTGCGGGCGGCGGAGAGCGCTGAACTTTTGGAAGCGTTCTTCTCGGAGCGCCGCTAG
- the upp gene encoding uracil phosphoribosyltransferase: MRVFVADHPLITHKLTVLRDAKTPQPTFRLLVEEIMTLLAYEATREVRVSPLEIQTPVAKTTGVRLSEPLPLIVPILRAGLGMLEGMVKLVPTAEVGFLGMVRDEETLEPTTYAERLPDSLAGRQCFVLDPMLATGGSLAAAIDFLFARGADDITAICILGTPEGVEAMRKAAGDRNVTLVLGALDEGLDEHAYIVPGLGDAGDRLYGTAE, encoded by the coding sequence ATGCGAGTCTTCGTTGCAGATCATCCACTGATCACACACAAACTGACGGTGCTGCGCGACGCGAAAACGCCGCAGCCCACGTTCCGCCTCCTTGTTGAGGAAATCATGACGCTGCTTGCCTACGAGGCAACCCGCGAGGTGCGCGTCTCCCCGCTCGAGATCCAGACCCCGGTCGCCAAGACCACGGGCGTGCGGCTGAGTGAGCCGCTGCCGCTCATCGTGCCGATTCTGCGCGCGGGCCTCGGCATGCTCGAGGGCATGGTGAAGCTCGTACCTACCGCCGAGGTCGGGTTCCTCGGCATGGTGCGTGACGAGGAAACCCTCGAGCCCACGACCTACGCAGAGCGTCTCCCCGACTCGCTCGCCGGGCGTCAGTGCTTCGTGCTCGACCCCATGCTCGCGACCGGCGGCTCGCTCGCAGCAGCAATCGACTTCCTGTTCGCGCGCGGCGCCGACGACATCACCGCGATCTGCATCCTTGGCACCCCCGAAGGCGTTGAGGCGATGCGCAAGGCCGCGGGTGACCGGAATGTCACCCTCGTGCTCGGCGCCCTCGACGAGGGGCTCGACGAGCACGCCTACATCGTTCCGGGCCTCGGCGACGCGGGCGACCGCCTCTACGGCACGGCGGAGTAG
- a CDS encoding aldo/keto reductase — translation MSTRVRIGTSALEVAPLALGANVFGWTAGRNESFAVLDGFAAGGGDFIDTADGYSAWAPGNSGGESETIIGEWLRARGSRDAVTVATKVSTHPEFTGLAAANVRAAADASLARLQTDRIDLYYAHFDDAETPLEETVAAFSGLVDAGKIRAIGVSNYTAERVAEWFAIARAGGYHLPVALQPHYNLLERDFETNGLRDVAAAEQLAVFPYFGLAKGFLAGKYRDDAAATAAGASPRAAQAVTYLDDRGRSMLAALDAIAEREGVEVASVSLAWLRRQPTIGGPIASARTTEQLAALLASMNLELGDEDLRALSAAAA, via the coding sequence ATGTCCACACGGGTTCGCATCGGTACGTCTGCGCTCGAGGTAGCGCCCCTCGCCCTGGGCGCGAACGTGTTCGGCTGGACGGCCGGGCGCAACGAGTCGTTCGCGGTGCTTGACGGCTTCGCCGCTGGCGGCGGCGACTTCATTGACACGGCCGACGGCTACTCGGCCTGGGCGCCCGGAAACAGCGGCGGCGAATCAGAGACGATCATCGGCGAATGGCTGCGGGCTCGCGGCTCGCGCGACGCGGTGACCGTCGCGACCAAGGTATCGACGCACCCGGAGTTTACGGGCCTCGCTGCCGCGAATGTGCGGGCGGCCGCCGACGCGTCGCTCGCTCGTCTGCAGACCGACCGCATCGACCTCTACTACGCCCACTTCGACGACGCAGAGACGCCGCTCGAGGAAACCGTCGCAGCGTTCTCAGGGCTCGTTGACGCGGGCAAGATCCGCGCCATCGGTGTTTCGAACTACACGGCCGAGCGCGTCGCCGAGTGGTTCGCGATCGCCCGGGCAGGCGGATATCACCTGCCCGTCGCACTGCAGCCGCACTACAACCTGCTCGAGCGCGACTTCGAGACAAACGGCCTGCGCGATGTCGCGGCGGCCGAGCAGCTCGCGGTGTTCCCGTACTTCGGGCTCGCGAAGGGCTTCCTCGCGGGGAAGTACCGAGATGACGCCGCCGCAACCGCGGCCGGTGCGAGCCCACGCGCCGCCCAGGCCGTCACTTACCTTGACGACCGCGGCCGCAGCATGCTCGCAGCGCTCGACGCTATCGCCGAGCGTGAGGGCGTCGAAGTCGCGAGCGTCTCGCTCGCGTGGCTGCGGCGGCAGCCCACCATCGGCGGCCCGATCGCGAGCGCCCGCACCACGGAGCAGTTGGCCGCGCTTCTCGCATCGATGAACCTCGAACTGGGTGATGAGGATCTGCGCGCCCTGAGCGCCGCCGCCGCGTAA
- a CDS encoding glycerophosphodiester phosphodiesterase, which produces MSDLILPRSAPLAAVRTASETPRIRSVAAARTALLAAVFVLALVAGVGTNPYSARASVLQLHGALSRVEGFGIISHRGAAALAPENTLAAMRLAFDQGVDFVEADLHLTADGVPVLMHDPTLDRTTTGSGAVAAHTLAQLEGLDAGSWFDGAYLGERVPTLEAFLDELAPTNSRALIELKGVWSDEQVASAVAMLGDRYLVDRVAFESFEVENLERLAVLAPEYARVMLTREWNRPTLELAAALKVSAIGARNEVFERDFALIDEARVLGIGTMVYTLNTPKQWAKAREHGIDLVITDDPVSLDEWRQSSSPSV; this is translated from the coding sequence ATGTCAGACTTGATCCTGCCCCGCAGCGCGCCCCTCGCGGCAGTGCGAACCGCGAGCGAAACGCCCCGAATTCGCAGTGTCGCCGCGGCCCGCACGGCGCTTCTCGCCGCCGTGTTCGTGCTCGCCCTCGTCGCGGGCGTCGGCACGAATCCCTACTCCGCGCGCGCGAGTGTGCTCCAACTGCACGGCGCGCTGAGCCGCGTCGAGGGGTTTGGGATCATCTCCCACCGCGGTGCCGCCGCGCTCGCCCCCGAGAACACGCTCGCCGCGATGCGCCTGGCGTTCGATCAGGGCGTCGACTTTGTCGAGGCCGACCTGCATCTGACGGCCGACGGCGTGCCCGTGCTCATGCACGACCCGACGCTCGACCGCACGACGACGGGCTCCGGCGCGGTGGCTGCGCACACGCTCGCGCAGCTCGAGGGCCTCGACGCCGGGTCGTGGTTCGATGGCGCCTACTTGGGCGAGCGCGTTCCGACGCTCGAAGCGTTTCTCGACGAGCTCGCTCCGACGAACAGCCGGGCTCTGATTGAGCTGAAGGGGGTCTGGAGCGACGAGCAGGTCGCGTCGGCGGTCGCAATGCTCGGGGACCGCTACCTCGTCGACCGGGTCGCGTTCGAGTCGTTCGAGGTCGAGAACCTTGAGCGCCTCGCAGTGCTCGCCCCCGAATACGCGCGGGTGATGCTCACGCGCGAGTGGAACCGGCCGACGCTTGAGCTCGCAGCAGCGCTGAAGGTGTCGGCGATTGGCGCGCGGAACGAGGTGTTCGAGCGAGACTTCGCACTCATCGACGAGGCACGGGTGCTTGGCATCGGCACGATGGTGTACACGCTCAACACCCCGAAGCAGTGGGCGAAGGCCCGCGAGCACGGCATCGACCTCGTCATCACCGACGACCCTGTGTCGCTCGACGAATGGCGACAGTCCTCCAGCCCGAGCGTGTAG
- a CDS encoding ATP-dependent Clp protease ATP-binding subunit — translation MQANWQPAEGEGKESALEQFGVNLTEVARSGKLDPVIGRDSEIRRVSQVLTRRTKNNPVLIGEPGVGKTAVVEGLAQRIVAGDVAESLKGKELISLDISALIAGAKYRGEFEERMKAVLAEIKESDGQIITFIDELHTLMGAGGGESSVAASQMLKPMLARGELRLIGATTLDEYREYIEKDAALERRFQQVYVGEPSVEDTVAILRGLKERYEAHHKVTIADSALVAAASLSNRYITARQLPDKAIDLIDEAASRLRMEIDSAPLEIDELRRAVDRLKLEELALKKEKDEASKERLAKLRADLGEKQAELAGLEERWERERATLNRVGELREKLDQKRMDAERAQREGNLERASKLLYGEIPVIEKELAEAERAELQGAAGPDGEPRMVNEQVTDEDIAGVVAAWTGIPVGRLMQGETEKLLALEHELSKRVVGQDEAARAVSDAVRRTRAGIADPNRPTGSFLFLGPTGVGKTELAKALAEFLFDDEHAMVRIDMSEYGEKHSVSRLVGAPPGYVGYEQGGQLTEAVRRRPYSVVLLDEVEKAHPEVFDVLLQVLDDGRLTDGQGRTVDFRNTILILTSNLGSQYLVDPEMAWGEKVEAVQETVRRAFKPEFVNRLDEMVIFRPLSVDALAQIVEISIDRLQNRLAERRLTLAVTPDARAWLAQRGYDPVYGARPLRRLIQREIDDRLARGILGGEIRDGDVARIGLAADGEGLELLPAETA, via the coding sequence ATGCAGGCAAATTGGCAGCCCGCCGAAGGCGAAGGCAAAGAAAGCGCGCTCGAGCAGTTCGGCGTGAACCTCACCGAGGTAGCGCGCTCCGGCAAGCTCGACCCGGTCATCGGGCGCGACAGTGAGATTCGGCGCGTCAGCCAGGTGCTCACCAGGCGCACGAAGAATAACCCCGTACTCATCGGTGAACCCGGCGTCGGCAAGACGGCCGTCGTTGAGGGCCTCGCACAGCGTATCGTCGCGGGCGACGTCGCAGAGTCCCTCAAGGGCAAAGAACTCATCTCGCTCGACATCTCGGCGCTCATCGCCGGCGCGAAGTACCGCGGCGAGTTCGAAGAGCGTATGAAGGCCGTGCTCGCCGAGATCAAAGAGTCCGACGGACAGATCATCACGTTCATTGACGAGCTCCACACGCTCATGGGCGCAGGCGGCGGTGAGTCGTCGGTCGCGGCGTCGCAGATGCTGAAGCCGATGCTCGCGCGAGGCGAGCTCAGGCTCATCGGTGCGACGACGCTCGACGAGTACCGCGAATACATCGAGAAAGATGCGGCCCTTGAGCGCCGCTTCCAGCAGGTCTACGTCGGCGAGCCCTCGGTGGAAGACACCGTGGCGATCTTGCGCGGCCTGAAAGAGCGCTACGAGGCTCACCACAAGGTGACGATTGCTGACTCGGCACTCGTTGCCGCCGCCTCGCTCTCGAACCGCTACATTACCGCGCGCCAGCTGCCCGACAAGGCGATCGACCTGATTGACGAGGCCGCGTCGCGGCTTCGCATGGAGATCGACTCCGCGCCGCTCGAGATCGATGAGCTGCGTCGTGCCGTCGATCGGCTGAAGCTCGAGGAGCTTGCGCTGAAGAAGGAGAAGGACGAGGCCTCCAAGGAGCGGCTCGCGAAGCTCCGCGCTGACCTCGGCGAGAAGCAGGCCGAGCTCGCTGGTCTTGAGGAGCGCTGGGAGCGCGAGCGTGCGACCCTGAACCGGGTCGGTGAGCTGCGCGAGAAGCTCGACCAGAAGCGCATGGATGCCGAGCGCGCGCAGCGCGAGGGCAACCTTGAGCGCGCCTCGAAGCTGCTGTACGGCGAGATCCCCGTCATTGAGAAGGAGCTCGCTGAAGCCGAGCGCGCGGAGCTGCAGGGTGCCGCGGGCCCCGACGGTGAGCCGCGCATGGTGAACGAGCAGGTCACCGACGAAGACATCGCCGGGGTTGTCGCCGCCTGGACAGGGATTCCGGTCGGCCGGCTCATGCAGGGAGAGACCGAGAAGCTGCTCGCGCTCGAGCACGAGCTGTCGAAGCGCGTTGTCGGCCAGGACGAAGCGGCGCGCGCCGTCTCTGACGCGGTGCGGCGCACGCGGGCGGGCATCGCAGACCCGAACAGGCCCACCGGCTCGTTCCTGTTCCTCGGCCCGACCGGCGTCGGCAAGACCGAGCTCGCCAAGGCGCTCGCCGAGTTCCTCTTCGACGACGAGCACGCGATGGTGCGCATCGATATGAGCGAGTACGGCGAGAAGCACTCGGTCTCGCGGCTCGTCGGCGCCCCTCCCGGGTACGTCGGTTACGAGCAGGGCGGGCAGCTCACCGAGGCTGTCAGGCGGCGCCCATACTCGGTCGTGCTGCTCGACGAGGTTGAGAAGGCGCACCCTGAGGTCTTCGATGTGCTTCTCCAGGTGCTTGACGACGGTCGCCTCACTGATGGTCAGGGTCGCACGGTGGACTTCCGCAACACGATCCTGATTCTGACCTCGAACCTCGGGAGTCAGTACCTCGTCGACCCCGAGATGGCGTGGGGCGAGAAGGTCGAGGCCGTGCAAGAGACGGTGCGCCGGGCATTCAAGCCGGAATTCGTGAACCGCCTCGACGAGATGGTGATCTTCCGCCCGCTCTCCGTTGACGCGCTCGCGCAGATCGTCGAGATCTCGATCGACAGGCTGCAGAACAGGCTCGCCGAGCGCAGGCTCACCCTCGCGGTGACACCCGACGCGCGCGCGTGGCTCGCTCAGCGCGGCTACGACCCCGTGTACGGCGCACGCCCGCTCCGGCGCCTGATCCAGCGCGAGATCGACGATCGGCTCGCGCGCGGGATCCTCGGTGGGGAGATCCGCGACGGCGACGTCGCGCGGATCGGCCTCGCCGCAGACGGGGAGGGGCTCGAGCTGCTGCCCGCCGAAACGGCGTAG
- a CDS encoding AAA family ATPase: protein MSSLPLRWIAEHPENPVDRNAWFAQVPAVRQLLETGLEFGPLTVFVGENGAGKSTIVEAIAAAYGLNPEGGTHNARYSTFASESPLESHLQIARGAGVARKGVFLRAETMHSHFGYLYKIESEDNGPLGRHNYQSHGESFLEYLGARDGIRGLWVFDEPESALSFTNSLGLLAQMLELARAGSQVILSTHSPVLASLPGADVYELGEWGMRRTRYDDLQIVDSWRRFLAEPQRYLRHLE from the coding sequence ATGAGTTCACTACCACTGCGGTGGATTGCCGAGCACCCCGAGAACCCTGTCGACCGGAACGCATGGTTCGCCCAGGTGCCGGCGGTGAGGCAACTGCTTGAGACCGGGCTCGAATTCGGGCCGCTCACGGTGTTCGTCGGTGAGAACGGGGCAGGCAAGTCGACAATCGTCGAGGCCATCGCCGCCGCGTACGGGCTGAACCCCGAGGGTGGTACGCACAACGCGCGGTATTCGACGTTCGCGAGTGAGTCGCCGCTTGAGTCGCACCTGCAGATCGCCCGGGGTGCCGGAGTGGCCCGGAAGGGCGTGTTTCTGCGCGCGGAGACGATGCACAGTCACTTCGGCTACCTCTACAAGATCGAGTCAGAAGACAATGGGCCGCTCGGGCGGCACAACTACCAGAGCCACGGCGAGTCCTTCCTTGAGTATCTCGGAGCGCGTGACGGCATTCGCGGGCTGTGGGTGTTCGACGAGCCCGAGTCCGCGCTCTCCTTCACGAACTCGCTCGGGCTCCTTGCGCAGATGCTTGAGCTTGCTCGGGCTGGCTCGCAGGTGATCCTGTCGACGCACTCGCCCGTGCTCGCCTCACTGCCCGGCGCCGATGTGTACGAACTCGGAGAGTGGGGCATGCGCCGCACGCGCTATGACGACCTTCAGATCGTTGATAGCTGGCGCAGGTTCTTGGCGGAGCCGCAGCGGTACCTGCGGCATTTGGAGTAG